In the genome of Oculatellaceae cyanobacterium, the window AATTTTAGGTACGTTACTGCTAAATTGTAATATTTGTAATTCAGGCTCTTGTAAAACGAATAGTACGCCGTGAGGCTGAATTTGACCAGATACATGAATTGGTGCTTGTTTCAAGCTAGTCAATTCTATGCCTGATACTTGGAAGTTGGTTGCCATTGCGATACTCCTCGCTTACTTGCTGCCCTGACAAGTAAAGTAGCGATTTAATTTAATGATTAACCAAGTATTTTACAAATATACATAAAATATTAAGAAAACACAAAATTAAGGTAATAAAGATATATTAAGGTAACAATTGCTTTACGTGCTGACTTGAAGAAACTTTTAACTTTTAGAAAAAATAAATGAATAAATTTTTTAGCTATAGCTAGGGACACAAAACTATTGGCAAGTTAAAGGGATAAAACTTATACAGACATCATTAAATATAAAAGCTAAGTGCTAATAGCTAACTGCTAATAGCTAACTACGATAAGTGTTAAAGTATAAAAATCCCTGATCTAATTACCAAAAATAGACCAGGGAGGAGATGATTAGCTAATTGCTAGTAGTAGCAGAATTTTCACTGGTAAAAGGTGTATTCATTGACCCAGATGTATTTCCAGGTATCGTAGGAGAGATGGGGCTAACTGCTGAAGGTGTAGTTGTAGGGCTAGATGTAGTCCCAGCTATTGTGGGAGAAATAGGGCTAACTGCTGATTTGTTGAAGTATTGGTAAGTAAGACGGGATATTTGCTGAATCAGTTGTCTAGCAGATACGTCATTGTGAGGACGTTCAACCATTACTGATGCAACATACCGCTTGCCGATGGGCATATCAATCAAGCCAACATCGGCTAAGATAGAGCCAATATCGCCAGTTTTGTGTGCAATTGTAGCACCTTTACCTAATCCTGGTGGTAGTAAGGTATTTGTGACGGTTTGGCGCATGATATTGAGAATACGATCGCGCGATCGCACTGAAACTAGACGACCTTCATTCACCATTACCATTACATTAGCTAGTTCTTGAGGACTGGTAGAATTATTTCCTTCTAAATCTGGGAGTGGTTTGTTGATTGTTGTAGCTGTTAAACCCCAAGAGCGAAATCGCTGATTTAAAGCTTCCGCACCGCCCAAACGGGTAATTAACATATTAGTCGCAGTGTTATCACTAATGGCGATCATTTTAGTTGCTGTCTCTAAAGCAGTAAATTGTTTTCCTGCCTTTTGATATTGCATATCACCGGAACCTTTAGCGATCATTTCTGGTTCCATTGTTAACATTTCATCAAGACTAACTTTGCCTGCATCAACATCTTGAAAAAAGGCAATTAATACTGGTACTTTAATTGTGCTAGCGGCTGAAAATGTAGAGTTACTATTGTAATCTAAGTAAGCACCTGTATCGAGATCGAGAACAAATACTCCAGCTTGCAATTTAGGGTTTGCTGTCGCTAAAGCTTCTAGTTGGGGTTTGAGGGCAAGGATTTCTTGTCCCATCGCTACCGTGATCGTATTTTTCTTTTCAGCAGAGGTTGCTTTTTCTAGAGAATTGTTATTAGCAGATGCTTCTACTGAGTGCCGACTAGAAGTGTCCCAAATCGACAAAAAAGTACCTACAATTGCGCCAATACCTACACCTAAGATCAGCAAACGTGCGAGATACATTAGTGGTGATAACGGGCGCGGTTGCGATCGCCCTAAATTCCCCTTCGGCTGTCTTTGATGATTTGTAACTTTAGGGCGCGGATCTAAATCTAGAGGTTTTCTACGCGGCGTTGTTGGCTTGGTAGACAAAAATTTTAATAAGGAAGGTCGGCGCTTGGCTGAAGGAATTTTCTTGGTGTCAGTTAATCGTTGATTTATGGATGTTGGTGCTGTGCGTATTTTATCGCTCTTGTTAGTTGTCGCCTGTCTTGATGTCGGAATTGCGTAGAGATTGCGAGAGCCTTGGTTAGTCGTAAATTGCCTAACTTGCTGTGGCGGCTGTAGCGTGCTAGGTTTTTTTGCAGGTTGCTGACTGTTTGTTTTGGGTTGATCTCGTGGCTGTCTGCGACTCATATATAAGTTTCCCTTGCCTAAACTTGATGTTAATTTCTCATTTGAGCTTGATATCAATAACAACTTTGATTTAGTTCTACGCTTCTGAGCCACTTGTTCTTAACTCCTCAAGCAATTAATAATTAACAATGACTAATGATCAATCACCAACTTGAATTTTAAGTTGAATTATGCCCATCTACGTTACTGCAAATTTCTATAAGACTTAAGCAGAATACCCAGAGATTGATTTTAGAAGCTATTGTGCTGCTATGGCTGAGTTGTATCAGGAGGTGAAAATGTTAGTTTCCATTCCATCTGACTAAAAATACCTCGCAACATAGCAACTTCTGTGGTAGTGACACCAGCACGGTTAAAAATCCGCCGTAGTTTTTCCATACGACTAGCAGCCGTGTGGGGATACAAGTAACCTATCTTTAATAAAACAGCTTCCATCTGCTGATAATACCCTTCTAAGTGATCTAAATCAGCGCGATCGCTCTCCTCATTTGTGTAAGATGTTGCTATTGCTGGAGGCGACTTGGAAGCAGAAGAAGTTAAAACCTGATCCCCAGCTACTAAGTGTTGATCCCTAGTTAATAATTGCTGTTGTAATTGGGTTAGTTCATAAGCGCAAATGCCAACTGACTGTGCCAAATTTAAAACAGGATATTCAGGATTAGTGGGAATGCGTAGAAAACGTTGAGCATAATTTAATTCGGTATTACTTAAGCCTCGGTCTTCTGGCCCAAAAATTAACGCTGATTGCACTTTTTCTTCTAGTAACCAAGGTAAAACTGTTCTTGGAGTTTCTAGTGGTGCTTCGATGGCACGGGAACGAGCGGTAGTTGCGATCGCTCTAGTACAACCTTTTAAAGCTTCAGGCATTGTTGCTACAATTTTGGCATTTTCCAAGATATCCACAGCATGGACAGCCATTTTACAAGCATCTTCTCCTAAGCGATCGCATTGTGGATTGACTAACACTAGCTGCTGTAGCCCCATGTTTTTGATCACACGCGCAATAGCACCGACATTTAAGCCTCCTGCTGGCTCTACTAATACAATTCGTACCTTAGCTAATGGCTGTTCATTCATCAAAATTTCTCACTCCTAACTTCTCCCTCCTCTCTCTTTATGCCACGCCAACGCTCTAAATCTGATTTACCCACAAAAATTTGCCCTGTATGTCAACGTCCCTTTACATGGCGTAAAAAATGGGCAGATTGCTGGGATGATGTGAAATACTGCTCAGAACGTTGCCGTCGCCGTCGATTTAATACAGATAGGAGTGAGGAGGGAGGAGAGAGGAGTAGCGAGTGATTTATTAGTAGTAGCGGAAATTTTCTTAGGCATTCAACTCAAATAGTGGTTATTTTTTAAAGATATGTCAGTTAATCAAATTCAACCTAAACTTATTATTCATGGTGGCGCTGGTAGTTCTCTTAAAGGTAAAGCGGGTATTGAAGCAGTTCGTAACTCACTCTACGCCATTGTCGAAGAAGTTTATGCGCTGCTGATTGCAGGCGCAAGCGCGCAGGCGGCTGTGGTTCATGGCTGTCATTTACTTGAAGACAACCCTCGTTTTAATGCTGGCACAGGTTCGGTGTTGCAATCAGACGGTCAAATTAGGATGAGTGCGGCGCTGATGGATGGTTCAAGCCAGCGTTTTAGTGGTGTGATTAATGTTTCTAAGGTACAACATCCGATTAAATTAGCTCAGTCTCTACAACAATTTCCAGATCGAGTGTTATCAGATTATGGATCAGCAGAATTGGCAAGGGAATTGCAAATTCCTGTATATAATCCTCTAACTACAATTCGCTTACAAGAGTGGCTGCAAGAAAGAGACGAAAATTTTATTAAAGAAGCTGCTGGGGTTGTGGCGGAAAAAGAATTAGTAGTGCCAGAAAAAGCTGGAGTAGGTACTATTGGGGTTGTGGTTTTAGATAACCAAGGTGGAATAGCTGCAGGAACCTCAACTGGCGGTAAAGGTTTTGAGCGAATTGGGCGAGTTAGTGATTCTGCTATGCCTGCTGGCAATTATGCCACTGAGTTTGCAGGTATTAGTTGTACTGGAATTGGGGAAGATATTATTGATGAGTGTCTAGCAGCACGAATTGTGGTGCGTGTAACTGATGGGATGCCGCTTGCTCAAGCTTTTGAGCGTTCATTTACCGAATCGCAACAGCATAAAAGAGATTTAGGAGCAATTGGTATTGATGCCACAGGTGCAATCGCTTGGGGTAAAACTAGCGAAGTTCTCTTAGCTGCTTATCATACTGGAGAACAGATGGGAGATACTTTGGAATGGATGGATAATGCTTTGTTTGGATTTATTAGTTAATTTATCTTCTTCTGGAATACATAATTATCAACACACCAATCAGAGCGATACTCCTGCGGAGTCGCTACGCGATCGCACCACCCAAAAGATCAAATTTATCTGGCGGTGTGCGATCAACTTGCCATCCCCAAAGTAAAGACAGCACTATAAATACACCCCCATAAGCGGCATAAACTCTGCCAAAATTGGCGGGTTGCAGGGTAGGAATAATCCCATAACATACCAGGGCAATTGCTCCTAAAATAGCTAACCAAATGCTCTGATTTTCCCGCAACCACAGCCATATCAAGTAGCCTCCGCCTATTTCGCACAATCCGGCTAATAAAAAATAGAGCAGAGACTTGACAATTAGCATTTTATTGCTACTTTTTTTCAGGTGTAGAATTCAAACGCCATCCTGGTTTCACAACTTGACGCGCCCTAGCAACTACCAAGCAATCATCGGGTACATCTTCTGTTACAACCGAACCAGCCGCAACTGTGACATCTTGCCCTAAAGTTAGGGGTGCGACTAAAACGCTATTAGAACCTGTTTTGCTGCCAGTGCCGATATTTGTAGAATGCTTGTTAACACCGTCGTAGTTAGCTGTAATAGTACCAGCACCAATATTAACGCGATCGCCTAAAGTGGCATTTCCCAAATAAGACAAGTGAGCAATATTAGTGCGATCGCCAATTTTAGTACTTTTCAATTCCACAAAATTGCCGACACGACAAGCTGAACCAACGTCTACATGATCGCGCAAATGCGTATATGGGCCAACCCGCGTTCCTGCACCAATCACACTATCTGTGACGACAGAATACAATACTTTAGTATTTTCCCCGATTTGGCTATCTTCGATCAAACTTCCAGGGCCAATCCGACTACCTGCACCAATAAAAGTTTTTCCGCGCAGATGAGTTTGCGGTTCAATAATTACATCTGGTTGTAATTCAACTGTGTCATCTATCGTGATACTGGCTGGGTCAACTAAAGTCACCCCAGCAGCCATCCAAGCATCCTTAACTCGTTCTTGCAAAATCTCGTAAGCTGATGCTAGTTGTTTGCGATCGTTAATACCGAGAATTTCCTGGTAGTCTTCCACATCCACAGCCATTACTGGATCGAGGAATTTCACTGCATCAGTTAGATAATATTCCTGTTGGTCATTATCTGTTTGTAGTTGTGGCAGCACTTTTGCTAGTTGCGACCAATTAAAACAATAAACACCAGCATTCACTCGGCGATTTTGCCTCTGTGCTGATGTGCAGTCGCGGTCTTCGACAATTTGTTGCACAAGATTTTGACCGTTACAAATTACACGCCCGTATCCTTTAGGATTTGGCAGATGCGCCGTTAGCAGAGTGGCAGCATTCTGATGTTGTTGATGAGTTTGCAACAGTTGTTGCAGAGTTTCAGGACGTAATAATGGGACATCGCCATTTAATACCAGCAGATCACCCGTAAAATCTTGCAAGTAAGGCAAGATTTGTTGTACAGCATGACCCGTGCCTAGTTGCTGAGTTTGTTCGACAAATTCTAAATCAGAAATAGATTGTAAAGCATCTTTAACTTGTTGACCTTGATAGCCGACAATGACGAGCCGCCGCGAGGGTTGAATCTCAGAAAGACTGTGCAGCACTCGTTCAACCAACGCTCGCCCTCCCAAAGAATGTATTACTTTGGGCAGATCCGATTTCATCCGCGTCCCGCGTCCAGCCGCTAAAATTGCTACCGCTACCATGAGATTTTTAATTATCAATTATCAATTATCAATTATCAATTATCAATTATCAATTCAAGAATGTTGCCCCTTGATCGTGGAAAATCAACAAAATTTTCCTACTTTGAAGCCCCTACCTCAGTTAATTGTTAATTGTTCATTGTTAATTGTTAATTCATTAGCTGGCGTTTCTGCTATTTGATTAGAAAGGATAAATTTACTAAATTGCTCTACTAATTCAGGATTACGCCAACCTTTAGCTGTTTCTTCCTTCATAATTTCTAAGGCTACTGTTGGTGTAAATGCTTTTTTATAAGGGCGTTCACTTGTCAAAGCGTCATATATATCAAGAACTTGAAATACTTGGGCTAGATAAGGAATTTGATTACCAACTAAACCATTGGGATAACCTGTACCGTCCCAGCGTTCATGATGATAGCGAATAATTGGCAGTACACCTTTGAATGTCCGCATCGGCTGGCAAATCTGCTCACCGATGATTACGTGCTGCTTCATAATTACCCACTCTTCAGCCGTCAGTTTACCCGCTTTCAACAGCACTGCGTCGGGAATACCAATTTTGCCAATATCATGCAGATACCCGCCCCACATTAAATCGCGAATTTCATTGCGCGAAAGGTTGATAAATTCACCAAAGCCTTGAGCCATTTTTACGAGTCGTTGGCAGTGATCGCCAGTGTCAGGATCGCGACTCTCGGCTATGCGGGCTACTGAGAACAGTACTTGTTCAGCATGGTCTAGATCCTCATTGAGACGTTTTTGATGGACTAGGGACTTAACACGCGCAGAAAGTTCTAGGCGATCAAAAGGTTTGCTTAAAAAATCATCACCACCAGCTTCAATGCCCATAATCCGCGATCGCCGATCATTCAGGGCTGTGATGAAAATAACTGGTATTAGGCGTGTGTGGTCATCTTGTTTCAATCGCCGACACACTTCATAACCATCCATCCCTGGCATCATCACGTCCAGCAGAATCAAATCTGGTTTGGCTACAACCACCTTCTCCAACGCCGCTTCACCACCATCTGCCTCAAATACTTCATAACCTTCTACGGTTAATAGTGCTACCGCCGTCATCCGACTAGATGGATGATCGTCAACAACCAAAACTTTAGGTTTATCAGTATCAGATACGCTCACGGAAGAACACCTTTTTGGACTTGGGGAAACCGCAGAAGCACCTATTAAATTCAGCATGACCTACCGCAGGAATTTCCTTTCAGTATCCTAGATAACCATTACTGCTGAAATCAGGTTTTATACTGATCTTTAGCGAACTCAACTGCGAAATTATTGTTATTTACAATTCTTAATATGTAACTGGAAATAATTTTGGGTTACTCGTTAACTTGAAAGCGTAGTGAACCAGCGCTTTTTCCAGTGAGAAGTAGGTTCTAGCAAACTTGCTTGTTGCTCTATTTTACGTCTATGTAATATTACTGTTGCAGGATCGCACAGTTTGGGATCGCGATAGGGAATAGCTGCACGGGTTTGTAAATGCTCTTGTTCTTGGGGAGAAATTGGTAAATCAGTAGCAGTAAAACTAGCAATAGTTCCAGGAGAGCGCCTACCTACTGGATCAGAAGAAAAAATGTGTAATCCTGCTTCTATCATCGCAGCCCGCACCGCAGCGGAGCAGGAATATGTCGCAATTCTGCCCGTTTGAGCGCAGCAACTAGCTAATAACCCCATAAATTCCACTGTCCATAGCTGAGGACAAGTAGGCGGAGAAAAAGGATCGAGAAAAATCGCATCTGCTTTAAAACCCAAGTTTAAACAATGTTGAAGCGTTTTTCTGGCATCACCAATCAGCAATTGAGCCTTAATTTGCTCGGTTTCGATGTGATAATTGTTAGCTAGTTGAGTAAGAATTTGGGCAATAGGGTCAGACCAGTTACTCAGGAGATGATGAGCGATCGCAGCTTTTGGGACAGTTGAATCTAACTCTAAACCCACCCACTCTACACGACAATTAGGATTAACTTCCCAAATTGTTGCTAAGGCTGCTGCTGTGTTGTAGCCCAATCCATAACAAATATCTAATATTTTAATCCTTGGCTGTTGAGCTTTTTGCCTAAGTTGAGTAGGTTCAACAAACTTAAATTGAGCTTCTTGAATTGCTCCATGACGACTATGAAAATCTTCTCCAAATTCAGTCGAAAAAAACGTAAAAGATCCGTCTGCTGTTTGTTGTGGCGTAAAAAAAATAGAGCTTTCCATTTTTAATAGGTTTTTATTTTTAATACTTTTTAATACTAATAAGGCTTTGCCACAAGGTTATATAGCATTATTAATTGTTAATTGTTTTTGGTCGCTGCACTGAAGTAGGAAAAATTTCTTTTAAAGCAGATTCTCGTTGCGCGGGTGTTTCTTGCCCCCAATTCCAAAGACTTTCATAAAAGAAGAAAGACACACCAGCTAATTTATGATTGCGGACAACTTGAACTTGAGTCTCAATTTGTTGACTCGGTACAGAACGACCTTTGAGACCAGCAAGAATACCAATACTTACGGGAATATGACTTTGAGCAAGCTTGACTTCTTCGCGTTCCAATTCTCTAATAAAACGCGGTAAGTCGTTGCGATACACCTGCAAAATAAGTTCATCAACTTGATTACGTCTTTCCCAAGAAAACCAATCTTGTAAATAAGCTGGCAGGGAAAAATGTAAAGGGTTAGTAGCTATAGAAATAATACAGTTAGGTTTTCGGGCTTTTACTACTTGGTATAACCTAGCCATAAAATCATTAAGTTTGTCAGCCCGCCAGCGTACCCAAAAAGTTTCTTGCGGGTTCGCATCAGGAGTTAGACCTGGGAGTTCTTTCTCATACATACCAATGGTGTAAGGATCGTAACCCATTGCTACAGGCAATGCAAAGTGGTCATCAAATTGAATGCCATCAATGTCGTAATTGTTAATAACTTCACTAACCAAATCCAGCATGAATTGCTGTACTTCTGGATGAAAAGGGTTTAGCCAAACCCGTTCGTCTTGACCTTCTTTCCAAATTTTTGTGCCATCTTTGCGGTTAGTTAACCAATCTGGGTGACTTTTGGCTAATTGAGAATCAGCAGGAGCCATAAAGCCAAATTCAAACCAGGGAATAACGCTTAAGCCTTTTTGATGCCCCTGTTTAACAATTTCTTTAAGCATATCCCTACCTTGCAGCCCAGGTTCGGGATGTAGCGATCGCCCAAATGTCCGTTTTGCTATAGGACTAGGATAAAGAGTGTATCCATCATTCCAAACTGTAGGATAAACAGTGTTGAAATTAAGCTGTTGCAGCTTTTGCACCGCAGCAGTAAGTTTAGTGCGTGAAAACAGCACATCACTATCTACATTGGTCAGCCAAACACCTCTTAATTCTGAAGTATTATTTAAATTAGTCTGAGCAGAAGAGCTAGTCGGTATGATTACCGCTATAGCTAGGAGTAATACACACAGCCAAGCAACATTCTTCTGATACTTACCAACTGATTTAAAAAAAACTAGCCTTTTAGCACAAAATTTTAAAATGTAATTTTTAGCTTGTTTCAACATTGAAATATTTTTATTGTAAAATTAATGACAACTGGCGATTTTAACTCTGAGTTTGAATACTACTTGATTGCTATTCAATTATTAACTTATTTTTTGATTATTTTATGAGTAACAGCAAAAATATTATATTTGTTCAAAATAGCTTTCTTCCTGCTGAATAAAGGTTTCTGTTTATGATAGTCTGGCACAAGTGAAAATCAATTTTAAAAGCAAATGATTGATAATAACACACCTATTATAATTTCTGCCCAATGGCTTGCCAAACACCTTAATGATCCACAAGTAGTAATTGTTGATTGTCGTTTTTCACTTGCAGATCCAGAAGTAGGACGGCAGCAGTACAAAACCAGCCACATACCTGGTGCTTACTATCTAGATCTTAATCAAGACCTCTCTAGTGCTGTACAGCGTCATGGAGGTCGTCATCCTTTGCCCAATCCTACTGAGTTAACT includes:
- a CDS encoding RNA methyltransferase; protein product: MNEQPLAKVRIVLVEPAGGLNVGAIARVIKNMGLQQLVLVNPQCDRLGEDACKMAVHAVDILENAKIVATMPEALKGCTRAIATTARSRAIEAPLETPRTVLPWLLEEKVQSALIFGPEDRGLSNTELNYAQRFLRIPTNPEYPVLNLAQSVGICAYELTQLQQQLLTRDQHLVAGDQVLTSSASKSPPAIATSYTNEESDRADLDHLEGYYQQMEAVLLKIGYLYPHTAASRMEKLRRIFNRAGVTTTEVAMLRGIFSQMEWKLTFSPPDTTQP
- a CDS encoding DUF2256 domain-containing protein — protein: MPRQRSKSDLPTKICPVCQRPFTWRKKWADCWDDVKYCSERCRRRRFNTDRSEEGGERSSE
- a CDS encoding two-component system response regulator; the protein is MSVSDTDKPKVLVVDDHPSSRMTAVALLTVEGYEVFEADGGEAALEKVVVAKPDLILLDVMMPGMDGYEVCRRLKQDDHTRLIPVIFITALNDRRSRIMGIEAGGDDFLSKPFDRLELSARVKSLVHQKRLNEDLDHAEQVLFSVARIAESRDPDTGDHCQRLVKMAQGFGEFINLSRNEIRDLMWGGYLHDIGKIGIPDAVLLKAGKLTAEEWVIMKQHVIIGEQICQPMRTFKGVLPIIRYHHERWDGTGYPNGLVGNQIPYLAQVFQVLDIYDALTSERPYKKAFTPTVALEIMKEETAKGWRNPELVEQFSKFILSNQIAETPANELTINNEQLTIN
- a CDS encoding isoaspartyl peptidase/L-asparaginase, coding for MSVNQIQPKLIIHGGAGSSLKGKAGIEAVRNSLYAIVEEVYALLIAGASAQAAVVHGCHLLEDNPRFNAGTGSVLQSDGQIRMSAALMDGSSQRFSGVINVSKVQHPIKLAQSLQQFPDRVLSDYGSAELARELQIPVYNPLTTIRLQEWLQERDENFIKEAAGVVAEKELVVPEKAGVGTIGVVVLDNQGGIAAGTSTGGKGFERIGRVSDSAMPAGNYATEFAGISCTGIGEDIIDECLAARIVVRVTDGMPLAQAFERSFTESQQHKRDLGAIGIDATGAIAWGKTSEVLLAAYHTGEQMGDTLEWMDNALFGFIS
- a CDS encoding serine hydrolase codes for the protein MSRRQPRDQPKTNSQQPAKKPSTLQPPQQVRQFTTNQGSRNLYAIPTSRQATTNKSDKIRTAPTSINQRLTDTKKIPSAKRRPSLLKFLSTKPTTPRRKPLDLDPRPKVTNHQRQPKGNLGRSQPRPLSPLMYLARLLILGVGIGAIVGTFLSIWDTSSRHSVEASANNNSLEKATSAEKKNTITVAMGQEILALKPQLEALATANPKLQAGVFVLDLDTGAYLDYNSNSTFSAASTIKVPVLIAFFQDVDAGKVSLDEMLTMEPEMIAKGSGDMQYQKAGKQFTALETATKMIAISDNTATNMLITRLGGAEALNQRFRSWGLTATTINKPLPDLEGNNSTSPQELANVMVMVNEGRLVSVRSRDRILNIMRQTVTNTLLPPGLGKGATIAHKTGDIGSILADVGLIDMPIGKRYVASVMVERPHNDVSARQLIQQISRLTYQYFNKSAVSPISPTIAGTTSSPTTTPSAVSPISPTIPGNTSGSMNTPFTSENSATTSN
- a CDS encoding glycoside hydrolase family 10 protein, translated to MLKQAKNYILKFCAKRLVFFKSVGKYQKNVAWLCVLLLAIAVIIPTSSSAQTNLNNTSELRGVWLTNVDSDVLFSRTKLTAAVQKLQQLNFNTVYPTVWNDGYTLYPSPIAKRTFGRSLHPEPGLQGRDMLKEIVKQGHQKGLSVIPWFEFGFMAPADSQLAKSHPDWLTNRKDGTKIWKEGQDERVWLNPFHPEVQQFMLDLVSEVINNYDIDGIQFDDHFALPVAMGYDPYTIGMYEKELPGLTPDANPQETFWVRWRADKLNDFMARLYQVVKARKPNCIISIATNPLHFSLPAYLQDWFSWERRNQVDELILQVYRNDLPRFIRELEREEVKLAQSHIPVSIGILAGLKGRSVPSQQIETQVQVVRNHKLAGVSFFFYESLWNWGQETPAQRESALKEIFPTSVQRPKTINN
- the glmU gene encoding bifunctional UDP-N-acetylglucosamine diphosphorylase/glucosamine-1-phosphate N-acetyltransferase GlmU, encoding MVAVAILAAGRGTRMKSDLPKVIHSLGGRALVERVLHSLSEIQPSRRLVIVGYQGQQVKDALQSISDLEFVEQTQQLGTGHAVQQILPYLQDFTGDLLVLNGDVPLLRPETLQQLLQTHQQHQNAATLLTAHLPNPKGYGRVICNGQNLVQQIVEDRDCTSAQRQNRRVNAGVYCFNWSQLAKVLPQLQTDNDQQEYYLTDAVKFLDPVMAVDVEDYQEILGINDRKQLASAYEILQERVKDAWMAAGVTLVDPASITIDDTVELQPDVIIEPQTHLRGKTFIGAGSRIGPGSLIEDSQIGENTKVLYSVVTDSVIGAGTRVGPYTHLRDHVDVGSACRVGNFVELKSTKIGDRTNIAHLSYLGNATLGDRVNIGAGTITANYDGVNKHSTNIGTGSKTGSNSVLVAPLTLGQDVTVAAGSVVTEDVPDDCLVVARARQVVKPGWRLNSTPEKK
- a CDS encoding MnmC family methyltransferase; translation: MESSIFFTPQQTADGSFTFFSTEFGEDFHSRHGAIQEAQFKFVEPTQLRQKAQQPRIKILDICYGLGYNTAAALATIWEVNPNCRVEWVGLELDSTVPKAAIAHHLLSNWSDPIAQILTQLANNYHIETEQIKAQLLIGDARKTLQHCLNLGFKADAIFLDPFSPPTCPQLWTVEFMGLLASCCAQTGRIATYSCSAAVRAAMIEAGLHIFSSDPVGRRSPGTIASFTATDLPISPQEQEHLQTRAAIPYRDPKLCDPATVILHRRKIEQQASLLEPTSHWKKRWFTTLSS
- a CDS encoding YnfA family protein gives rise to the protein MLIVKSLLYFLLAGLCEIGGGYLIWLWLRENQSIWLAILGAIALVCYGIIPTLQPANFGRVYAAYGGVFIVLSLLWGWQVDRTPPDKFDLLGGAIA